TTTTGAAAGTCTAAGTCGTGTTAGGCGTTATTTCAAAATTTTAGACCCAGTCGGTTGTTGCAGTGCCTTTTCAGGTGCAAAGGCAGGGAGGTTGTTTGTTTTCAAATTTTATTTCTATGTTTTTTTCTTCTCAAAAAATGATGCTTCTATACACAATTCGGAGTGCGGCAAGAAAGTGGGGCTACGGCGTTTTGGGTGCAAAAACCACACAGTTTTTCCTACCGTCTGTTTTTACTGCTCTTTTTCTAAGTGCCTTTTTTTTCTTGGGCTTTCCTACCAACCTTTCGGCACAAAAGACCCTTGTGATGGGCAAAGTTACTGATGCCGAAACAGGTGACGGCGTGCCTTTTGCCAGCGTTTATTTTGATAAGACTACGATTGGCACTACTACCGATTTCGATGGCTATTTTAAAATAGAAACCGACACGCCTACTGATAGTTTGGTAGCCTCTTATATTGGCTATGAAATGCGCAAGAAACCCATAGAAAAAGGAAAAACCCAAACGGTAGATTTCCAACTTGGCAGCACCAGCGAGGTCTTGAAAGAAGTCGTTATTACGTTGGGCAAAAAAGAAAACCCTGCTTGGCGGATTCTTAGGGCGGTGGTAGCGAACAAAAAATACAACGACAAGACGCGCCTCTTGGCTTACGAATTTGATACGTATAGCAAAATTGAAGTCGATGTAGATAACATTACCGATAAATTTAGAGAAAAAAAATTAGTAAAAAAAATAACGGCAGTCTTAGATAGCATCGAGCGCATTGCAGGCGAAGATGGCAAGCCTATCTTGCCGATTTTTATTTCTGAAACCGTTTCGAAGACTTATTTCCGCAAAAATCCCGAAAAAAGGCGCGAAGACATCATCAAGACCAAACTCACAGGGGTAGGCATGGAAGATGGTAGCACGCTTTCACAATTAGTGGGTAGTTCGTTTCAAGACTACAATTTTTATGAAAATTGGATAACCATTACAGACAAAGACTTCGTTTCGCCTATTGCCGAAAGTTGGCGTATCTTTTACGATTACGAGCTAAAACAAGAAAATGTGTTAGTAGATGGTTTTAAGTGTTATCTAATAGAATTTAGACCCAAACGCCCCGAAGACTTAGCCTTTCAGGGTCAGATGTGGATAACCGATTCCACTTTTGCCCTCAAACGCATAGATGTAACAGTAGGAAAAACGGCAAATTTGAACTTTATAGAAAAAATCAAGATTCAGCAGGAATTAGTGCCTGTGGAAAAAAGCGAACTTTCCAAAGACGAGCAGCAGGCACTTCTTTTGGCGGATAGCTTGGAAAAAAAGGAACAACTGGCAGCAGGCACAGACTCTTTACAAACCGAAGAAATAGAAGACGCTATCGCCGAGATGGAAGGCTACCAAAAGGGCGCACGCCAAGCCTGGCTACCTTCCAAGACGCGCATTTTGGTAGATGTTGGTGAAATAAATGATAATTGGGCAGGCATGCTTATCAAATCTTACGTGTCGGCAAAAAATATGGTCGTCAATCAGCCCAAACCGCTCAAATTTTACAAGCAGACCATCAAAGTAGCCGAAGACGCGCTTATTTCTACCCCCGACTACTGGCAGCAAAATCGCCACGATTCGCTTTCCCAAACCGAGCAAAATGTTTATCTGATGATAGACACCCTGCGCAATCTGCCTGTGGTGAAAAGCTACATCGAAATCGTGAGTTTTATCTACAATGGCTATAAAGACATCGGCAAAATAGATGTAGGCTCGATACTCTCTTTGGTCAATTACAACAATGTAGAAGGCACGCGCTTTATGCTCAACCTGCGCACCAATGACAAGTTTAGTGGCAAATTTATGATAGGCGGTTTTGCCGCTTATGGTCTGATGGACGAGCGTTGGAAATACGGTGGTAGGTTTCAGTACATTGCCAAAAAAGTACCTACTTGGACAGTCATGGGGCTTTCCTACAAAAAAGACATCGAGCAGGTTGCCATCTTCAACGACAACCTTTCCCCTGCCGACAACCCCCTCTTTTTTGCCTTTGCAAGATGGGGCAACATAGAAAAAAACCGCCCCTTTTTGCACGAGGAAATCAAAGCCTTTGCCCAAACGGATTTGCTCAAAGGGCTGACCCAAAAAATTACCTTCCGTCAGCAAAATATTCAGCCGCTCTACGCCTTCGAATACTACGATTTGAACAATCGCGACCTGCGCTACAACGAATTTACCACCTCCGAATTGATGTTTGAAACGCGCATAGCCTTTCAGGAGCGTTTTATCATTGATGGCAACGATAGAATTAGCTTTGGCACAGGCGACTATCCTGTTTTTAAGTTGCGCTACCATTTGGGTTTGCCCAATTTTTTAAATAGTAGTTTTGGTTTTCATAAATTTGCCGCCCAAGTAGAGCAGTCTTTTCGTTTGGGTGCAATCGGCAGGACAGACTACACCTTGCAGGCAGGCTACATTCCTTCCACAATTCCCTACCCCCTTTTGGAGAGCCACTTGGGGAATGAAACCCCTTTTTACAACCTACTCGCCTTTAATTTGATGAATTATTTTGAGTTTGTAAGCGATAAATTTGTTTCTTTGCGTCTGCAACACCGCTTCGAGGGCTTGTTTCTCAATAGCGTCCCACTGATGCGCAAACTCAAATGGCGCAACTTTGTAGAAGGCAATTTCTTGTATGGCAGTGTAAGTCAGGCAAATTTAGACCTCATTCCCCTCACAGACGCGCAAGGAAACGCGCTTCCGCGTTTTAGTTCTTTGGGCAATAAACCCTATGTAGAACTTAGTTATGGGATAGAAAATATCTTCCGCTTGGTGCGCATACAAGCGGTACATCGTCTAACCTATTTAGACAACCCTAACGCGAGCCGTTTCGGAGTGAGAGCCTCTTTGGTGTTTAGATTGTAAAAAAAGAACCCCGCTTGGGTTTTTTCTAAAAAAGTACCTACCAATAGCGGCTTTCCGACTAATATTTTTGAATCGCTTTTCTGTTTTTTGGGCAAAAAAACTTAATTTTACACAGCTAAAAGCTCCGCGCCCTTGTTGCCGAGCTTTGCTTTATAGACCGTCCTAAGTGTAGCATTTCATCAGTGTAGCATCTCATCTATGAATCCAGACATCGATTTGAAACATAGCCTAAAACAGTTTTTTGGCTATCACCAGTTTAGAGGCAATCAGGAAGACATCATTCGCAATGTGCTAATGGGCAGGAATACCTTTGTCATCATGCCCACGGGCGCGGGAAAATCCCTTTGCTACCAGCTCCCTGCTGTGGTGAGCGAGGGAACGGCGATAGTCATTTCTCCTCTAATCGCCTTGATGAAAAATCAAGTCGACCAGCTTCATAGTTCGAGTATTCGCGCCGAGTTCCTCAATTCTACCTTATCTAAAACGGAAGTCAATCGCATCAAACGCGATTTGGTAGATAACAAAATCAAACTGCTATACCTTGCGCCCGAAAGCCTAACCAAAGACGAAACCTTAGATTTCCTTTCCAAAATCACCGTTTCTTTTGTAGCCATAGACGAGGCGCACTGTATTTCCGAATGGGGACACGATTTCCGACCCGAATACCGCCGTATTCGCCACATCATCGAGCGTTTGGGTAGCCTGCCTGTGATTGCCCTGACCGCTACGGCTACGCCCAAAGTGCAGCTCGATATTCAGAAAAACCTGCACATGGAGGAGGCTTCTATTTTTAAGTCGTCCTTCAATCGCAAAAATCTCTACTACGAGGTGCAGCCAAAAGGCAAGGAGGTGAATCGCGATTTGATTAGATTTGTAAAAAAATTCAAAGGCAAGTCGGGGATTATCTATTGCCTAAGCCGCAAAAAGGTAGAGGAAATTGCCGAGCTACTCAACGTCAATGACATCAAGGCACTGCCCTACCATGCAGGTTTAGATGCCCATACGCGCATGAGCAACCAAGATGCGTTCCTAAACGAACAAGTTGAGGTTATCGTCGCTACGATTGCCTTTGGCATGGGCATTGACAAGCCTGACGTGCGCTTTGTGGTGCATTACGACGTGCCTAAATCTTTGGAAGGCTACTACCAAGAAACAGGCAGAGCAGGGCGCGACAGTTTAGAAGGGCATTGTTTGATGTTCTATTGTAAAAATGATATTCAAAAATTAGAAAAATTCAACAAAGACAAACCTGCAAACGAGCGCGATAATGCGCGACACCTCTTACAGGAAATGGCGGCGTATGCCGAGTCGTCGGTGTGTAGGCGTTTGCAACTCTTACATTATTTCGGCGAAAGCTATGATGTCATGGAGTGTAACGAAATGTGTGATAATTGTAGTAAAAACGACAATATGGCAACCTTCGAAGGACAAGAATTTGTCTTGACCGTCTTAGAAGCGGTCTTACAAACACAGGAGAAATTCACCATTGACCACGTCATTAAGGTCATCAGAGGGATAGAAGAACCCCATGTGGTTAGTTATGAACACCACGAATTGGAAATCTTTGGCGAGGGGCAGCATG
The Hugenholtzia roseola DSM 9546 DNA segment above includes these coding regions:
- a CDS encoding DUF5686 and carboxypeptidase-like regulatory domain-containing protein; this translates as MFFSSQKMMLLYTIRSAARKWGYGVLGAKTTQFFLPSVFTALFLSAFFFLGFPTNLSAQKTLVMGKVTDAETGDGVPFASVYFDKTTIGTTTDFDGYFKIETDTPTDSLVASYIGYEMRKKPIEKGKTQTVDFQLGSTSEVLKEVVITLGKKENPAWRILRAVVANKKYNDKTRLLAYEFDTYSKIEVDVDNITDKFREKKLVKKITAVLDSIERIAGEDGKPILPIFISETVSKTYFRKNPEKRREDIIKTKLTGVGMEDGSTLSQLVGSSFQDYNFYENWITITDKDFVSPIAESWRIFYDYELKQENVLVDGFKCYLIEFRPKRPEDLAFQGQMWITDSTFALKRIDVTVGKTANLNFIEKIKIQQELVPVEKSELSKDEQQALLLADSLEKKEQLAAGTDSLQTEEIEDAIAEMEGYQKGARQAWLPSKTRILVDVGEINDNWAGMLIKSYVSAKNMVVNQPKPLKFYKQTIKVAEDALISTPDYWQQNRHDSLSQTEQNVYLMIDTLRNLPVVKSYIEIVSFIYNGYKDIGKIDVGSILSLVNYNNVEGTRFMLNLRTNDKFSGKFMIGGFAAYGLMDERWKYGGRFQYIAKKVPTWTVMGLSYKKDIEQVAIFNDNLSPADNPLFFAFARWGNIEKNRPFLHEEIKAFAQTDLLKGLTQKITFRQQNIQPLYAFEYYDLNNRDLRYNEFTTSELMFETRIAFQERFIIDGNDRISFGTGDYPVFKLRYHLGLPNFLNSSFGFHKFAAQVEQSFRLGAIGRTDYTLQAGYIPSTIPYPLLESHLGNETPFYNLLAFNLMNYFEFVSDKFVSLRLQHRFEGLFLNSVPLMRKLKWRNFVEGNFLYGSVSQANLDLIPLTDAQGNALPRFSSLGNKPYVELSYGIENIFRLVRIQAVHRLTYLDNPNASRFGVRASLVFRL
- the recQ gene encoding DNA helicase RecQ; amino-acid sequence: MNPDIDLKHSLKQFFGYHQFRGNQEDIIRNVLMGRNTFVIMPTGAGKSLCYQLPAVVSEGTAIVISPLIALMKNQVDQLHSSSIRAEFLNSTLSKTEVNRIKRDLVDNKIKLLYLAPESLTKDETLDFLSKITVSFVAIDEAHCISEWGHDFRPEYRRIRHIIERLGSLPVIALTATATPKVQLDIQKNLHMEEASIFKSSFNRKNLYYEVQPKGKEVNRDLIRFVKKFKGKSGIIYCLSRKKVEEIAELLNVNDIKALPYHAGLDAHTRMSNQDAFLNEQVEVIVATIAFGMGIDKPDVRFVVHYDVPKSLEGYYQETGRAGRDSLEGHCLMFYCKNDIQKLEKFNKDKPANERDNARHLLQEMAAYAESSVCRRLQLLHYFGESYDVMECNEMCDNCSKNDNMATFEGQEFVLTVLEAVLQTQEKFTIDHVIKVIRGIEEPHVVSYEHHELEIFGEGQHENEEFWQSVFRQVMLSGLLDKDIDHLNVLKLSKTGKAFLKKPTSFKLHKDHEYTGEEAEPLIPESPEKAKTPFDDVLFDLLKKLRKKVSHQHGVPPYVIFQEPSMEEMCTVYPTSFEEMAQINGVGMAKAKKYGKEFISLIAKYVEENEIETASDVLVKSTANKSKTKIFIIQQIDRMIDLEEIAEAKDLSMDELIEEIEHICHSGTKLNLNYYIDKIMDKERQQELYDYFLEAETDNIKDVLEEFGTDDFSEEEIRLVRIKFLSEYAM